The DNA sequence ACCAACTGGTCTCCTTGCTTCTTCTCCCAGTCAAGAGGGAGGTGAAGTAATTGtagaaagaatatatgaaatgaaagatgatCTGTGTTTCACAGAAAATGCACATGAGATAAAAGATGAACCTTTGGAAACAGTGGAAGAGTCAGTTGAATTGGAAAGAGAAGAGCAAGTGATAGAACAGGAGGAACCTTGGCTGGAACAAAAAAAGAGTGAGGAAGAAATTAGTAATGAATGTGAAATGAATGGGGTAGAACCCAAAAAGAGCACCCGTGTAAGAGTTGTAGcatatcattgtactgactgtagTGTGAATTTCACTGATGAAGCTGAATTTAGAGCTCATATggaagctcatttgattaaactGCAAAATTCTTGTGCACTCTGTAGCACagaattctcaacaaaatcaGAACTGCAGGATCATATCAAAGAACATTTTTCTAAAAATTCCTCACACTCTTGTAACATATGTGAGCAAAAGTTTGTATCGAAAAGTGGGTTGAAGCGACACAAGAGACAGCTtcatagctgtggtggtggtgttgtagttctTAATACTGAAATGCATACTGCAAGAAAACCATTCACTTGTGATGAATGTGGAGCCACTTTCACTCAGAATGGTTCTCTTCAGGTGCATCTTCGTCGTCATCGAGGAGAAAAACCATTCACTTGCCAATTATGTGGTAATAGCTTTACCAGGGCACACAGtcttaaagtgcatatgaaaacacatacaggagaaaagccctATGCATGTGAATATTGTGGTGCATGTTTTGTTACATCATCTCATTTAACTGTTCACCGTCGAACTCATACTGGTGAAAGACCTTATTCATGTAGTGATTGTGGAGCAACGTTTATCACTACCTCACATCTGAATGTTCATCGTAGAGTGCACACTGGAGGAGGAAATGTCACTGCCAATCCTGTTAGTTGCCCACAATGCCAAGCCACATTTAATGATCCAGCCCAGCTTCGTCATCACCGCCGCACTCAGCACCGTATAAATCATCAGCAAAGCACACAGGTGTCATGTAAAGTGTGTGACAAGCGATTTCCAAACTCTCGTCAATTAAGTAACCATATGGTTCATGAGTGTGGCTGAGTTTGGCTTGCATTAGGGGGTGTGATGGCATGTCTAATAGAAAGAATACTGTGGTTATCACTAATATTAGTGATTATCAGTATGTTCCAGCAAATAAACCAACAGTTATCTGAAGTCAGAGACAGTCAAGGGAATTCTGGAGCATTTAAATGATGGTTTGTAAGACCAGTAACAGAAAAAGCCTCATATTTTAAAAGATGGAAATTTTTAATAGAGCGGGGCCTGTTGGTTGCCGCTGACTTCAGAGTAATGTTGAGTCATATGATTGCCTTTGTAAATGTCTCCAAAGTGGCATGAAAACCACCCTAGTAGTCTGTCATCTGGCGGAGGTCAGTATCTCCCATTACAGTAGTCATGTAGCTAGTTGTGGAGTAGACTCAGGTGGGTAGTGTTTGGTTTTGTTTTTTAGAAGATGCTGCCTTTTGATGCAAGTAGGAAAACCAAAGATTTTGAATTGTGCCATGCTTCTGTGGTACAAGTACCATAGAGTTTTATTTGTATAAACTGTTAAAAGTGTATTTCCTATTTATTTATGTACAGTATTGATCTTATTTATTGACTTGCTTGTATTGCAAAGACTGGTGTATATACTGTGCACTGACAGGAgcaaatttttatatttatttacatatttatttatgtatcagTAATGTAACAAGCAATACATGTATTGATGGAAATCTCATATGCTTCATTGTACAACATATTTCTGATGCACCATGATTTTTCACTGTTCATTGAATGCTTAATAATTCATGCTTACCAAttctttattgttattaatattttaGTCAAGTGAATATCTTCACATACACATAGAACAAATACCTAGTCATTATATAGATACCAAAACAATAATTACTTTATTGTGTTAGGGAAGTAATTACTTTATTGTGTTAGGGAAGTTCTTTAATTGCTTGAAAGTAGAACGTTTGTTCAAAGCTATTGAATAGAATTACAGGGTCCTCCTTCTCGAACCAAGACACATGGTATTCTTAAAAGAATCATGAAAAGCAGTGGTTGTGgttctctaaaaaaaaattatgaatatacATTATAGAATGATGCTTTCATTCATGTTGGTTGAAGCATGAGGCATCATGCCTGAAGAATTAAGTCATTGTTTAAATGCATTGAAATAATGGAACAAAGATATATTAGAATAGCATCTATATTTTATATTTGTAGAATTGCCCTCTACACAAGCTTAGGTGGAAAaagatgtattatttttttttgattgcATGAAGATGGAGCATTAAGTTTATTCCAGTCactgagacttttttttttgttgaatgtaTAAAATCAAAGGACACAAAATATACATTTAACTTTATAACTGAAAGTTTGAGGAAGACACtaaaatttacagaaaaaaattaaACTGCAAGGCAGTATAAAAGTTATAGTGTGTTAAATTTTGATAAATTGTAATTCTATTGTATAGAAATTTATGGCCAGTGCCCACATGGAGTCAAACTACTGTGTTGACACTGTTCTGTTGTACTATCACAAGCTCGTACCCATTATTACATTGGTTTTGATTCAATGATATGAAGGTAATTATCAGAATGAAGAGTAGCATAAACAGTCTTCGCAGTGTCTAAGCTTATTTGTAGGTTTACTCCATAAAGGGTATTATTATAGAAATGGTAGGCTTTCCTCTGTAAGTTTTAGATAAACAGTGAAAGAATTGGTCAGGCTTAAAAAACTATTTCTTTGAAGACATCTTTTAAGTTGAAATAAGGGTCTCTTTCAGTTTCTGCATTAGCACCTGACCAAATGTTTTTCAAATGGtctgagtgatgatgatagtaggaTGAAATATGGCCTTCCATTAATAAGCATTTCTTACTCCCAAATTTagaattttgttttattttttgtgaGAACATAATGAGGAGAAACCATTTTTTCTGAAATTTAGAAAGCATCTGATATACTGCTaacatcagtgaaaagttttgtttGTTGCTAAAGTTTGAGATGTTTGTGCTTTTGACAGAAATATATTTATCTTCCAACCAAGATGCTGATCTGTCAGGTACTTTGGGACTCTGATGAATGAAAGAAGTATTTGAAATACTATGATAAAACCTCAATATGAAGAATATTGTTATGCATATCTGTAGTCTGGATCTGcagtcatcacccatcacccttcACAGTGATATCAATTTTAGATTTGCATTTTATTTGATAATTTAATGTGATGTATTAACTTTGCTAACTCCATAAGCTGATCAATATGTGAAACAGATAGATGAATTGAagaaatgtaattttttcttgAAGTGCTATAAACAGTGGTATTATACCAGCATAATTTTGGCAGAGCTTCTGGAATTTACCTATGCATTTCCTCATTTTGAATGACAAACTGTAAATTTTCAGTTTTCTAGTACTGTATAATTTCACATTTTGTGATAATACAGTTtcataatttcaaaatattagGAACATAgaattcttttatttattatctGGCATTTAGATGAAATTAGGTTTCTTGCTTACCTGTATTATTATCTGAAGATAGTTTTGCAATTGTTAAGtagcaaattttttttcaaaagttcaGGTACTCATAGATTTATATCTATAGTGTACCAATTATATTTATGTAAGAACATGATCTTGGTATTTCTGCTCTTTATTACAAACACTCATTAGATATTATGGGTTATGCAGATCAAAGAAGGAATTAAACAGGATTTTgcattttattcacattttgcttactttttttttttttttttttagtgataaCTTAGGGTCTATTTTAGATTTTCAAAGCTGAATTAAAAAGATAAGATTAGGTTGTGCAGATAAAGTTCTGAATCATGAACACAATAAGTTAACATGAATCACAtgttgcagaagagggtgtgttgaaatggtttgggcatatggagaggagtgaagaaagactgaaaaagaggatatatgtgtcagagaggtgggtacaaggagaagcaggagactaaattggaggtgaaaggattgagtgaaaaaatttttgaacaattggggcctgaacatacgggagtgTGAGAGGCTTGAAAGGAATTAAGTGaattgtaacaatgtggtatactggggtcaatgtgctgtcagtggacggaaccagggcatatgaatcatctggggtaaacaatggaatggtctgtggggtctggatgtggatatggagctgtggttttggtgcattacttgaCAGCTTGAgtctgagtatgaatgaatgtggcctttttgtctgttttcctggcactgcctcgctgaagcagggggtagcgatgctgtatcctgtaggatggggtagcgccagggatggatgaaggcaagcaagtaatgaatatgtacatatgtgtatatatgtatatatctgtgtatgtgtatgtgtatatgttgatatgtatgtatatgtgcgtgtatgggcatttatgtatatatatgtgtatatgatggattggccattcttcatctgtttcctggcactacctcacttgacatgggaaacagcaattaagtatgatttTAAAAAGTACATGTGCTTCTTAATAACATTAAAAGACAATGTTTTTGTTGACACATTGTTTTCTTTAGTTACATTGAAAAACTGCTATGTTTGGGAAATTCTTAAGCAAAGGCTTAAGTTCACTAACTGCATATTAGCCATGGGATCAGCTGTCAGTGCATTTTCATGAACCAGATAGTATCTGTTAAGacttatactacacacacactgcagtataCTAGGCACAAGTTTTATGCTATCACGCATGATTGTTCGCACTCTTGCCAGCAACCAGGCTTCTCTCAAAGATTGAGACTTTCCAGTGTTACACATTGTTGATTCTTTGCCAAAGCCCGAGGCATGACTGCTCAGGAGTACTAGGGAGGGTGTCATAGGACAACTGAATACATGTCACTTCAGAAATGAGTCATTGCACACATCCAATAACCTCGCATCCTCATGGGTCATGTGTACATACAGTGTTGTTCTGTCCTCTCTGAATGTGGTGTTTTGATTTATAAATTTAATAATTTGCTGCAGGATGAATGCAGAAACATAAAACTCGAATATGGCTCCATGATATCAACAAACATTTTACAgttctattgtggatgagagagcttgggaagcgagtcaattgttgttcgctaatggtacagcactggtggctgattcctgtgagaaactgcagaagctggtgactgagtttggtaaagtgtgtgaaagaagaaagctgagagtaaatgtgaataagagcaaggttattaggtacagtagggttgagggacaagtcaattgggaggtaagtttgaatggagaaaaactggaggaagtgaagtgttttagatatctgggagtggatttggcagcggatggaaccatggaagcggaagtgaatcatagggtggaggagggggtgaaagttctgtgagcgttgaagaatgtgtggaagtcgagaacattatttcagaaagcaaaattgggtatgtttgaaggaatggtggttccaacaatgttgtatggttgcgaggcatgggctatagatagagttgtgcgcaggagggtggatgtgctgcaaatgagatgtttgaggacggtatgtggtgtgagatggtttgatcgagttagcagtaatagggtaagagagatgtgtggtaataaaaagagtgtggttgagagagcagaagagtgtgttttgaaatggtttggtcacatggagagaatgagtgaggaaagattgactaagaggatatatgtgtcagaggtggagggaacgaggagaaatgggagaccaaattgaaggtggaaagatggagtgaaaaagattttgagtgatcggggcctgaacatgcaggagggtgaaaggcgtgcaaggaatagagtgaattggaacgatgtggtatcccggggtcgacgtgctgccaatggattgaacatggattgaaccagggcatgtgaagcgtctggggtaaaccatggaaagttctgtggggcctggatgtgaaaagggagctgaggtttcagtgcattatacatgacagctagagactgagtgtgaagaaatgtggcctttgttgtcttttcctagcgctacctcgcacacatgtggggggagggggttgttatttcacgtgtggtggggtggcgatgggaatgaataaaggcagacagcatgaattatgtacatgtgtatatatgtatatgtctgtgtgtatatatatatgtatacgttgagatgtataggtatgtatatttgcgtgtgtggacgtgtatgtatatacatgtgtatgtgggtgggttgggctattctttcatctgtttccttgcgctacctcgctaacacgggagatagcgacaaagcaaaattaaaaaaaataaataacttgATTATCAGGTATCTGGACAGGAGTTGATTATAATTCAAATTGCTGTAACTTTTGCATGATATGCATATCTCATGTGCGTTTCCAGTTTTTTCACTGGTACTAAACATATCCTTTTGCATGGCATTGTGAGGTGGATTGCCTGGTGATATTGGGTGTGTGACAACAGAAAACAAGAGTATGAGGCTGAGAAAAAGATTATAAATGTGTTTGGGAGATAATCTAGAATGTGACTTACTGGGAGATAATCTAGAATGTGACTTACTCTAGAATGTTTCCATATTTTGCCTGAATATATCATCAGAACGAAATGAAAACACACTTAAACCTTGGCTCACAACACAAATTTGAATACAGTTGTGAGAGCTCGAACACAGACAGCTAGATAATTAAGGCTTATTTGTACTGTTCAGGATTCATGTGTTTtgtatatgtggttgggttgaTATCTTGCTCTCAGACAGTTCACATTAATTCAGAAGTTGAGATATCCAGACAGTAAACGTATGTCCATGATTAATTAGAAGATTCTCCAATAAATGTGATCAGTGGCATGATTTAGTGTtgggtatacatgtgtatgtgggtgggttgggctattctttcatctgtttccttgcgctacctcgctcacgcgggagatagcgacaaagcaaaataaaaaaaataaataacttgATTATCAGGTATCTGGACAGGAGTTGATTATAATTCAAATTGCTGTAACTTTTGCATGATATGCATATCTCATGTGCGTTTCCAGTTTTTTCACTGGTACTAAACATGACCTTTTGCATGGCGTGGTGAGGTGGATTGCCTGGTGATATTGGGTGTGTGACAACAGAAAACAAGAGTCTGAGGCTGAGAAAAAGATTATAGATGTGTTTGGGAGATAATCCAGAATGTGACTTACTGGGAGATAATCTAGAATGTGACTTACTCTAGAATGTATCCATATTGTGCCTGAATATATCATCAGAACGAAATGAAAACACACTTAAACAAACCTTGGCTCACAACACAAATTTGAATACAGTTGTGAGAGCTCGAACACAGACAGCTAGATAATTAAGGCTTATTCGTACTGTTCAGGATTCATGTGTTTtgtatatgtggttgggttgaTGTCTTGCTCTCGGACAGTTCACATTAATTCAGAAGTTGAGATATCCAGACAGTAAACGTATGCCCATGATTAATTAGCAGATTCTCCAATAAATGTGATCAGTGGCATGATTTAGTGTTGGGTAAAATATTTTAAGATAAATCAATTGAATTACTGACATGAGAAGAAGATTGACAGATATGGGTATGTTTCGTAGGagaattttctttcatactattcgccatttcccgcattatcgaggtagtgttaagaacagaggactgggcttttgagggaatatcctcacctggcccccttctctgttccttttggaaaattaagaaaaaaaagatgagaggggagaataTGTCTGCATAAACACTCGCAAGAGTCACTTGTATGTTTAAAAATTTGTatgttgaaaaacaaaaaattgaaaATGTAGTTACAAGCATCAGTTTTTTAAAGTTTTTGCCATACACCTGACAAAACAATTCACAGAAAAACAAAATCTTGCCCATAGAATGGGCAGTACAGTGAATGAAAACTGAAAAGATATCGATATAACATGGTAATGCAAAATAGGATTAGAGATATGAACCATTAGGAAAGTTCCTGAAATTGtggaaattttttctttcatttatcaaTTCGGGGTTTGTTAGGTAAACATTTCTTACATAGAATACAAAATTAAAGGTTTCAAAGGAGTTTTAATCTACTTTATAAAATTATGAATTGATCCTTAATGCATGCATTGAATGATTTTCTCAGTACAGTTTATTACAAATaatatactatgtatatatatattttttcatacatattcgccatttcccattttagcaaggtaccatcaagaacagataactgagcctcagggaaaattctcacttggcccccatctctgttccttctgttggaaaagtaaaacaggaggggaggatttccagccctcccaatcccaccccttttagttacctaccacgacacacagggaatacctgggaagtattctttctcctccatatgtatatgtgaagcgtcgggggtaaaccacggaaagttttgtggggcctggatgtggaaagggagctgtaactttggtgcattatacattacagctagagactgagtgtgaacgaatgtggcctttgttgtcttttcctagcgctacctcacacacgtgttggggagggggttgtcatttcatgtgtggcagggtggcaacgggaatgaagaaaggcagcaagtatgaattatgtacatgtgtatatatgtatatgtctgtgtatgtatgtatatgtatacgttgaaatatataggtatgta is a window from the Panulirus ornatus isolate Po-2019 chromosome 32, ASM3632096v1, whole genome shotgun sequence genome containing:
- the LOC139759026 gene encoding uncharacterized protein isoform X3, giving the protein MARVGGELVGGELGVVLEETGVGVTFVDPPSLESSGLTEDALNSDLTVCQYILPHDVTVAGFEEVVEEVELGSPSWDNLNKSSSSSSLSHDSGISADPSPDVFFTLIEETVPPTGLLASSPSQEGGEVIVERIYEMKDDLCFTENAHEIKDEPLETVEESVELEREEQVIEQEEPWLEQKKSEEEISNECEMNGVEPKKSTRVRVVAYHCTDCSVNFTDEAEFRAHMEAHLIKLQNSCALCSTEFSTKSELQDHIKEHFSKNSSHSCNICEQKFVSKSGLKRHKRQLHSCGGGVVVLNTEMHTARKPFTCDECGATFTQNGSLQVHLRRHRGEKPFTCQLCGNSFTRAHSLKVHMKTHTGEKPYACEYCGACFVTSSHLTVHRRTHTGERPYSCSDCGATFITTSHLNVHRRVHTGGGNVTANPVSCPQCQATFNDPAQLRHHRRTQHRINHQQSTQVSCKVCDKRFPNSRQLSNHMVHECG
- the LOC139759026 gene encoding uncharacterized protein isoform X1, producing the protein MLIFPYACGQMARVGGELVGGELGVVLEETGVGVTFVDPPSLESSGLTEDALNSDLTVCQYILPHDVTVAGFEEVVEEVELGSPSWDNLNKSSSSSSLSHDSGISADPSPDVFFTLIEETVPPTGLLASSPSQEGGEVIVERIYEMKDDLCFTENAHEIKDEPLETVEESVELEREEQVIEQEEPWLEQKKSEEEISNECEMNGVEPKKSTRVRVVAYHCTDCSVNFTDEAEFRAHMEAHLIKLQNSCALCSTEFSTKSELQDHIKEHFSKNSSHSCNICEQKFVSKSGLKRHKRQLHSCGGGVVVLNTEMHTARKPFTCDECGATFTQNGSLQVHLRRHRGEKPFTCQLCGNSFTRAHSLKVHMKTHTGEKPYACEYCGACFVTSSHLTVHRRTHTGERPYSCSDCGATFITTSHLNVHRRVHTGGGNVTANPVSCPQCQATFNDPAQLRHHRRTQHRINHQQSTQVSCKVCDKRFPNSRQLSNHMVHECG
- the LOC139759026 gene encoding uncharacterized protein isoform X2, producing the protein MKRRWTCGQMARVGGELVGGELGVVLEETGVGVTFVDPPSLESSGLTEDALNSDLTVCQYILPHDVTVAGFEEVVEEVELGSPSWDNLNKSSSSSSLSHDSGISADPSPDVFFTLIEETVPPTGLLASSPSQEGGEVIVERIYEMKDDLCFTENAHEIKDEPLETVEESVELEREEQVIEQEEPWLEQKKSEEEISNECEMNGVEPKKSTRVRVVAYHCTDCSVNFTDEAEFRAHMEAHLIKLQNSCALCSTEFSTKSELQDHIKEHFSKNSSHSCNICEQKFVSKSGLKRHKRQLHSCGGGVVVLNTEMHTARKPFTCDECGATFTQNGSLQVHLRRHRGEKPFTCQLCGNSFTRAHSLKVHMKTHTGEKPYACEYCGACFVTSSHLTVHRRTHTGERPYSCSDCGATFITTSHLNVHRRVHTGGGNVTANPVSCPQCQATFNDPAQLRHHRRTQHRINHQQSTQVSCKVCDKRFPNSRQLSNHMVHECG